Below is a genomic region from Xiphophorus hellerii strain 12219 chromosome 1, Xiphophorus_hellerii-4.1, whole genome shotgun sequence.
agacgATATTTGCTCCTTACTGCTTGCCATACACACGTTCCTCCAGCTGATCCGGTTCCTCCAGCTGATCCGGTCTCCGGTGACGTCACCCTGAGgaccctcctccacctcctcgtCGCGCAGCCCCGCCCCCTGGAGGCGGGGCTGCGCGCCACACGCACTATCTGTCAGTAGTAAAGCTGCTGCCATACCTGCAGGCTGCTCGCGCGCACGCGCACGCACGAGCGCTTCGGGGGGAAAAGCCATCAACACGCAGAGCAGAAGGTGcgcatgcgtgtgtgtggtcTTCCACCTTTCAAcgctttgcatttttttttacctgcagtgGACAATTACGCACAGTCAGGCGTGCACGCTGGCGCATGCGCATGCACGCCGCAGCACCAGCGCgcggcagcagcagaggaagaggcaCGCGCATCCGGACCGCACGCGGCAGCATTATGAAGGTAACGAGCcgctttgtttgtttgtttatttactgtttgtttATTCACCGCGAGGCGCGGGCGCGCGCCCGCTGCCGTTTTTCTGCTGGCTCTCGTGCACGAGGAAACGGCATCGTCAGCAGATTTCCATCCGACACATGCAGCCCGCAGCCCGGGCTGAGGGGCAGCGGAGGGTCGGTcacctcctccagcagcagcgccGTGCGCGTGCGCGCGCGGGCCGGCGTGGAGGGACAGCAGTGTGAGAAGCGCGTGCGCGTGTTTCCATGGAGTCCGTGCGGCAGCTGGATTACCTCTTTGTCTGCGGTGATGaatgagaggaagaggaggtggtGCGTTCAGGTGTCACGGTGCTTCCCGGTTCACAGGCAGCAGCTGAACTCACCTGAGCTCCGGTCACGTGACAAACACCTGCTCAGGTAACCCATGGCAACAGATCCAACAGGATCACCTGACCAGATCCCCGTCGATCAGCTGAGTCTGAACttcctcctctgattggtcagcAAGACTTTCACCTGCTAGACTGGGATTAAACTGGGATTGAGCAACAGGAGAACTTCCTGTTCTGTTTTAGTAAAACCAGATTAGATGTTCAGATTGAGGATTTAAGGCACTTGAACAGGTtactggacctggacctggttctggttctgttcgaCCGGGCAGGTTTTTCCTTTGTgccgttgccatggttaccagTGTGTTGACCTGGCCCGGATCGGTTCTGATGgagcagaaacattttggaTCATCAGAACCATCTGCAGTGACGGAGGTTCTGCTGCctgatcagaaccgggtcagttTGGGTTCTGAAATGGAAACATGTCGCTGACAGAACCAGTGGTTCTGATCCGAACAGCCGTCATCAGGACTACAGATCTCTGATCTAAAAAACTACAACTCCCAGCAGGAAGTGCTGAGAGCAGACCGGGTTCTACcgctggttctgatctggtccGGTCTGGTTCCGGTACCAGGGGAAGTCGATGGTTCTCTGGTTCTCCTCCAGAACATTAATGATGCCgggtcggttctggttctgaaagcACCTCAGAagaaccagaccagaactgAGTTGGACAGAACCACGGAGCTAAAGAGGTCCCAGCGCCGACCCGCTGGACCAACTGGACCAACTGGACCCGCTCTCACCAGCACCTCCTGCAGGCGGACCGGTTCTGATGGTCCAAATGGGTCGCAGGTCCAGAGGAGCGGATCCATAACTCCAGATCCTTCCCGGATCCGGCTCAGGTccatctgacccctgaccccgcCCCCTCCCCTCTGATGAAGTCATGAGTCGTTCATGaatgagccaatcagaggcaggcGAGTTCGTGCTGGTCCCGTTCGTgtggtgacctttgacctccttATCTCTGGGcgagagacacagagagagaaagtggaACAGGAAGAGACGGAATCGACACGACGGCCGAatacacaccgacacacaccgAGGGGAGACTTCTCCAGAGGTAgcagcgcacacacacacacacacacacacacacacacacaaattgctcctcctcttcctcctctggtCAGATCGTTTCACTAACTGAAACGGCCAGTTTATTAGGCACGCCTGGTACCGGGTCGGGGCTCCTTTGACCTCCAGAACCAACTCAATCCTCAGGAATTctgctctgacctttgacctctggcaGCTCTCAGGAGCCTCTCCGTTTCAGAGCTTCTCTGGGGACCTGAGGTTGTAAGTTCAAATCccagcaggtcagaggtcagagagaGAGTCAGAGTTCCTCAAACCTCCCTGTTCTCctgtctgacctctgacccccagGAAGTCTTCCTCACCATGTCTGGAGGTCGGAACTCTGCCATTTGATTGGCTCATACCTGTAAACGAGCAACAGAACCTCCAACCCCATTAAACCCGGTTCTGCTCTGGTCTCGGTTCCAGCTCAGATCTTCAGACCACAGGAAGTGAGATGATTCCACTTCCTATCTCTGTGGCTCCGTCTGTTGGGAACGTTGCTGAATGTGACCGCCGCTGCTTGTTTCCTCACTGACTTTCTTCACATATGCTCATCCATATTTaatgtagtgtgtgtgtgtgtgtgtgtgtgtgtgtgtgtgtgtgttgggctCATGCTGGTCGCCACCATCTGCTGCTCGCACATCGACTATCTGCTCCCAAACAGGAAGCTCGTCCATGCTGTCAGGATCCCAGAATAAAACATCTCAGTTCCTCTCAGGAAGACGAAGACGAAGCTAATCCTCCGTTTATGGGGAGAACCCCCCCCCTCCataaactcacacacacacacacacacacacacacacacacacacacacacacacacacacagtgcagCAAATTACTGTAAAACTCTTTCAGCTttaacattagcatgctaacccCTCAGGCTGAATGTTTTCCATATTTCCCACTTGATTTTCAGAATGACGgacatttttcaagatggctgccgtTTTTGACGTGGCCgtcttcatttcatttttatgacttGGATGGCCTTCATGTCTCCTCAGATGATTTTCTGTTCATATGACTTTAAGGAACTGAGAGCTCAGACCAGCCAttggttagcattagcttctgctacaCTGTTTCATTGGCTGCTTCTGGACGCTGCGCGTTTTTGCTGCCGCTGCTTGTTGGCGTACTTTTGtcgtttttttattgttttgcgaTTGCCAACCGTTCCTGTTTCTGGTTTTCTCTGTGACTGTGTTCCCAGTCTCATACTGGTTACCTGTCAGTGGGGAGCTGGACTGTATGTATTGGCTAACCTGTCAACGCCAATTGTTCTCATATCTTTCACTGACTCTTTCGCTCCATGATGTGGGTCAATCATTTTTACATCTGGATTTTGCTCCTATGGACTCTCCTGCCTCTCCTCATTGAACCTGTCAGGTGTCCTACAAAACTCGTCCAATGAGCTTCTTTGACTCCGTTGGCACCTGCCCAACCATCTGGCGGTGATGCTGCGCCTCCATCCGGACGTTGCTTTCGTCCCCCGCCGGAGGTACATCCACCGTGGGTCTGGATGGAATTTCCAGCTCAACGGGTCAAAACCCATCCATTCCATCTGGACCAACAACCGTCGACCTGCCAGGAAAGCTACCTGGACCGCAGATCGCAACATGCTAGCTAGCCTAGCCAGGTCAGCTAACATCCCTTCCGACTTCACCTTCGTCAGCTTCGGTCTGCTCAACATCTGTTCTCTCGAGAACAAAGGGCATCTCATCCAGGATCTCCTCACTGACCGTAAGCTTGACTCTCTCTGTTTGGCTGAAACTTGGCAACAACCTGTGGGTTTCTCACACCTTGACGACTCCACTGCAGCTGGCTTCGTTTGCATCTCTCAACGCTGCGGCTCTGGGGGTCTCGCAGTAATTCATCGTCAGAACTGGAAAGTGTGCCTGAAGTTAACGGCTATAAACTCCTGCCATCTTTGCTCCAGTTTATCGCCCTCAAAAGCCACACAAGGACTTTTTAAATGACTTCTCTGCCTTCCTTAcccatttgttgctttttcccCTAATCTTATTTTATTGGGAGATTTTAATATTCATATTGACAACCCCAGCCTCCCACTTACCAATGACTTTTGTCCTGCCTGGACAATTCTGGTTTCAGACAGTTTGCTGATTTTTCCACTCATTTTAAAGGACATACCTTGGACTGGACTTGTTGTTCTGGATTCACGCTGTTGACTGTCAGGCTGATGAACTCTCCTTTTCTGACCACTTTTTCTTATCCTTTAATATTTCACTGTGTGTTTCATTAACAAAGACAGCCCGGTTCGTCTCCTTTAGGaacatgaaacacacacacgcccctcGCTCGGTTTCAGTCGCACCTCTCTGGTCGCACTCAGTTCATCCaactttaatcatttaaatCCCATCTATCCTCCGTGGTCTCAGGTGTTCCTCAGGTTTCCGTCCTGGGActccttctcttcatcatcgGCCTTCTTCCCCTTGGCAATATCTTCCATAAATGTAACATCCACTTCCACTGTTTTGCCGACGACACCCAGCTCTTTTAATCCGCTGCACAGATTCTTCCTCTCCCACTTCCTCTTTAGATGAATTAAAATCCTGGTTTGCATCAAACTTcctcaaattaaacaaaataaccaaGTTTCTACTCATTGCACTCATGGCACTAAATCTACACTATCTGAAGTCAACAACTTTCCCCTCATCGTGGACGGTTCCCTGGTCTCTCCTCAGGTTAAACGTGTCATTCTTAGCAGCTCTCCCTTTCCtctcattaataataatatcatTTATCTGCTCATTTCCACCTGTGTAATATTTCCCCCTCTCTGCTCTCTGCCTCCATATTCTGGTCGTTTCTCTCATTGATTCCTGTATTTCCCTCCTGGTTGCTCTGCCTCAGAAATCTGTCTGTAAACTTCTACTGGTTCCAGTTTCTGCTGGCCTCATTTCACCACATCACTGCATTTTACAGCAACTTCACTTTAAATCCTGTTTCCATTCAGTTCATAACCTTTCCCCTCCTTATCGGTCTGACCCGCTGCTCATCGCCACCCGTTCACCTTcgttcttcctcttcctcatcctcagAGCCTGTTGTCCGTCTCAGCAGCGAGGGGAAAAGGAACGCTGCTCCTCCTGACATCCGGAACGTCGACTCAAAGCTCGTCTGTTCAGCTTCTTCTCACTTTAACTCACTTCTCACTGTGCcgttattttgtggttttgtgtcttgcagccatttttactgtttattttgtgtttttaatgtttaaaaggTTCTGGGGTTTGAAAGGCGCTGGcagataattattattattaatgctaACCAATGGCTTAGcaggttagcattagcttttgctAACTATATGTTTACGATTTACTGCTAGCGGAGCGAAGTGGATGGAACATCTGGACCCGGTCGGGTTCTGGTTTCAGTGAAACATTCAGTTAGCTACTGCGCTAACAGAGAAGCTGCTTTACTGCAACATGCTGAGGATCTGGACAaactccagaaccagaaccgcctGCTAGGCAGACAGGTGCTGCCTCAGTGCCTTTTAccaaatgttctgcaggttctggttctggtttggttcaggttctggttcttttttggttctgtttctggctctagttctggtttggtttggttctgttcatgttctggttctggtttggttctggttccgttcaggttcaggttctggttctggtttggttcaggttctggttcggtttggtttggttctggtttggttctggttctgttcaggtcctggttcaggttctgttcaggttctggttctgtttctggtttggtttggttctgggtttttttctgttctggtttggttctggctctgttcatgttctggttctggttctgttcaggtcctggttcaggttctgttcaggttctggttctgtttctggtttggttctggttctggtttggttcaagttctggttctgttctggtttggttctggCTCTGTTCATGTcctggttcaggttctgttcaggttctggttctgtttctggtttggttctggtttggttcaagttctggttctggtttggttcaggttctggttctggttctgttcaggttctggttaaggttctggttctgttctggttcaggttctgtcatgttctggttctggtttggttctggttctgttcatcAGCCTGTTGGTCTCTGAGTGGTTCTGGAAGAACATGGACTGGTTTCCAACCGGGTCGGTTCTGTTGGATCAGTGGAAACCTGGAGAACCGGCTCCCTTTTGTTCGGTCTGTTAATGAGCTGCAAACCGCAAACTGATggaggggtcaaaggtcagcagctTTAAATATGACGGGTTCTGACCAGGTCTCTCTCAGGTCTgtactgagcatgctcagtaaCCAGCTGTTCCCTCTGTCCGCAGCTCAGTGGCCATGTCTAAAGCCACGGTCAAGAAGCTCCACTGGCGCTCCAAGGTACggcctgacctttgaccccggGCTCAGCCTCCGGACTTCCTGTTCCTGAGGTCCGGTTTCCTGTGTGCAGGTCCAGGAGAGCTTCGTTCCGCTGGGCGCCGGCGCCGGCTCCGGAGAGCTGGGTCTGGCCGTCGGAGGCGGAGCTGATTATGGGGAGTTTCCCTTTGTCACCGCCGCCCCTGGGGGCGGGGCCACGGTGGGTGACATCATCCTGGAGATCGGGGGGACGCCAGTGTTGGGGATGACGCTGGGCGATGTCCGAGGAGTCCTGAACTCCTGTCCTCATCCAATCAGAATCAAGACTGTGTTCCCAGGTGAGATGATGGTGTTCTGGTCCAGCCCAGTTAAACCAGTTAAAGCATGCACGGTGTTTACCAGCTCCAAACAAAAGAACTCTGTCTCTATCGTTCCTGAGTCTCTTCGACCGTCTGAGCAGGAATAACTGTAAGGACACGTGTGACATCActgtgacatcacttcctgtctggttGTCAGGTTCCTCTCTGTGTAAAGACCTCAGGTTGTACCTCAGCAAGTGTTTCACTCCGGGTTCCATGGAcagtcagctgcagcagctcatcAGGGAGAACTTGTACCTGCGCGCTGTGCCGTGTAAGACACACCTGGACACACACGAAACACACCTGGACAGATGGCTGGACACATACGAAATACACCTGGACAGACAACTGGACACACACCTGGACACactctaaacacacacatagacacacactAAACACACCTGGACAGACACTAAACACACCTGGACACACACTAAACACACACGTAGACACACACCTCGACACACACTAAACACACCTGGACACACACTAAACACACACGTAGACACACACTAAACACACCTGGACAGACACTAAACACACCTGGACACACACTAAACACACACGTAGACACACACCTCGACACACACTAAACACACACGTAGACACACACCTGGACAGACAATAAACACACCTGGACACACACTAAACACACACGTAGACACACACCTGGACACACACTAAACACACCTGGACACACACCTGGACAGACACTAAACATGCCTGGACACACACCTGTTAAATTCTGTGCTGATGTAACTCAGATTTAATCTGAGGTCATAGAATGTGAAGCCGCTCAGATTATAAAGATTTCATGAAAATCAGACAGAGTGAGACCtctttcaaattaaagttttatacaCTCAGTGAACATCTGTCAGTGACTGTgatcaccatgacaacagctGAGCTACCTATCTCACTGATGACCTCCCGGCAGGTACGACCCGGCAGCCGCGGGACGGCGAGATCTCAGGTGTGGACTACAACTTTGTGTCCATCGAGGAGTTCTTCTCTCTGGAGGAGTCCGGAGCACTTCTGGAGAGCGGCAAGTTCAAAGGTACGGAAACCAACCACGGGGAGGGAAACCGGTgtaccggccctttaagaaggCAGGTAGCATGTAGCACTGCTGCAGCTGGATTTCTTTCTTCCTGCGAACGAAAACAATATGAGGATTTAGTCTCTAATCCTGGAAACCTGCAGAACAGAAACCTGACAgagtcaaacacacacacacgcacttaCACccacactcactcacacacactcactcacacacacacacccacacacgcacacccacacacacacacacacacacacgcacttaCACccacactcactcactcacacacacacacacacaaaggtaCATTAGAATCACCACCGCTGTATATTAATCTGAAGGGATTAAAGAACTGAAATAGAAACAACCACCAGGAGCCACTGAGCTGCTTTTCTTCCAGTTGCAGTTAGGGGGCGCTGTGAGCATCCCAGTGTTCCCAACCTTCAGGACTAGAAGAATGACCTTCTGACCCGGCAGGTCCGGTTCAGATTTCAGAACCATTCAGATCCAGTTACTGTCACTGCAACCCTGACTTCAGTTCAGTTAcattctgacctctgacctgtccTCAGTAATCAGGGTCTGACCAGGCGGAGCAGATTAGGATTAAGTGGAAGCTAAGGAGCTAGCCACTTTCACTGAGTCGCTGACTCAGCAGGAATCCTGAACAAGCATGAGGCGACAGAGGAGAGGAACGACTTCCTTCTTCTACCAATGAAACGCGTCAGAAACAGGATGATGATGCAACGTAGTGGAGCCAAACGCCTGATCCCGCCTTGTTTTCGTCCAATCACAGGGAACTATTATGGAACGCCTCGCCCCGTCCACATTGGACCAGAGAGCCCTCCAATCACGTACCAGGAACATCGCAACCTGCTGAGGAACTTCCGGACCCGGAGCAAGTCTCTGAGCAACCTGGAGAAAGCCGTGGAGGAAGGAGACAACAGCGAGGATGATGGCGCGCCGTCAAGTAGGGCGCCGCCAAGCTCCGCCTACCGCCGTAGGCCAGGTCGGGTCGTAACCGGGCCGCTCTCCGCAGGCTCGGCCCCGCCCACGGCGCTGCCGCTCAGCCAATCGTGGGACTCGACAGTCGGGAGTCGGGAGGGAATGGAGAATGGAGccggaggaagaggaagaggaggagctccACTTCCTGAGAACTGGGAGCTGGCCTACAGCGACTCAGGAGAGCCATACTACATCAAGTAAGAAAccaatcaataatcaataaaccAATTACCTGAACCGAGTCTGGTTCATTAATGGAGCCAACATGGCGGCTGCTGGACAAGGATGCGGGCCTGCCCACTCACAACCATTCctcagccagcagggggcaacaACCCCACTCACCGGTAGGAACCAGTAGGAACCAGTTAGACGTTTGAGCTAGTTTTGTTGCTGCAGCGCCATcttgttttagatgtttctccaaaaaacccaaaaagttTGAAGAGAGAAAGCAGAAACCTACATCCAGATTAAAGCAGTTGAAGCTGAAGCTAATGACCGTTAGCTTCTACAGTTAATCAGCTGATCATGTGCGCCCCACAAATCGATGCCGCCCTGGGTAACTGCCCATACGGCCACGTCTACTGCACATGCAGAATCACACAACACCGTCCTGTAGCTCACAGTAACGAGCCAATAACGAAACGACTTTATGGTGATTCATATTCAGGTCTGGATTACAAGTTTACCATCAAacatgatgaagatgatgctgatgatgatgtcatAGATGACgaagatgtttttctgtttttcagtcaCGTCTCAAAGACGACCAGTTGGGTGGATCCTCGAACGCAGAGCAAAGAGTCGACGTCCGCCACAGAACGTAGCCATcatcattctttatttttcattcagcatGTGGAGCATTAAGCTCTGCTATAAATATAAACTTGATGCAAACTAGTAGCTTGTAGCTAAACTTCCTGTCTGTAGCTTCGCTTCCTGTCTGGAGCTAAACTTCCTGTCTGGAGCTAAGCTTCCTGTCTGGAGCTAAACTTCCTCTCTGGAGCTAAGCTTCCTGTCTGGAGCTAAACTTCCTGTCTGTAGCTTCGCTTCCTCTCTGGAGCTAAGCTTCCTGTCTGGAGCTAAGCTTCCTGTCTGGAGCTAAGCTGCCTGTCTGGAGCTAAACTTCCTCTCTGGAGCTAAGCTTCCTCTCTGGAGCTAAACTTCCTGTCTGGAGCTAAGCTTCCTGTCTGGAGCTAAACTTCCTGTCTGGAGCTAAGCTTCCTGTCTGGAGCTAAACTTCCTCTCTGGAGCTAAGCTTCCTGTCTGGAGCTAAGCTTCCTGTCTGGAGCTAAGCTTCCTCTCTGGAGCTAAACTTCCTGTCTGGAGCTAAGCTTCCTGTCTGGAGCTAAACTTCCTCTCTGGAGCTAAGCTTCCTGTCTGGAGCTAAACTTCCTGTCTGGAGCTAAGCTTCCTCTCTGTAGCTAAGCTTCCTGTTTAGCTAAGCTTCCTGTCTGGAGCTAAGCTTCCTCTCTGTAGCTAAGCTTCCTGTTTAGCTAAGCTTCCTCTCTGTAGCTAAGCTTCCTGTTTAGCTAAGCTTCCTGTCTGGAGCTAAGCTTCCTGTCTGGAGCTAAACTTCCTGTTTAGCTAAGCTTCCTGTCTGAAGCTAAGCTTCCTGTCTGGAGCTAAACTTCCTGTCTGGAGCTAAGCTTCCTGTCTGGAGCTAACCTTCCTGTCTGGAGCTAAACTTCCTGTTTAGCTAAGCTTCCTGTCTGGAGCTAAACTTCCTGTCTGGAGCTAAGCTTCCTGTCTGGAGCTAAACTTCCTGTCTGTAGCTTCGCTTTCTGTCTGGAGCTAAACTTCCTGTTGCTGACAGTTCCAGAGTTCACGGACCAGCCGAGCCTTCTGAGAGGTTACTCCATCCACACCCGGCTCTCCAAAGGTCCTCGAGGTTTCGGCTTCAACATCGTCGGAGGAAGTCGCCCTCAGGAGTTTCTGCAGGTGTACAGTGTCACACCTGGAGGACCGCCCACTCTCAGTACAGGTAATTGTGTGACCAGGTACAAGGGCAGGAAGGCAGTCTGGTTTCAGAGACAGAAATTCTGCCCAGCAGCAACTTGCAGCATCCAGGTGTGTTAACAGGAAACCTGCAGCAGGTTCAGGGTAGATTAATGAAGCTTTTGTTTAGGAAGGTCCATTCAGAACCGATAAGAACGTCTACCACTGAACCGACCCGTTTCTGTGTCGTGGTTCTGCAGCGGACATCTTGGTCTACATCAATGACTGCTGTGTGCTGGGCCGCTCCcacaaggaggtggtggagatGCTGAAGGCGGTGCCGATGGGTCAGAGCGTGGATGTGGTTCTGAGGAGAGGATACCCCATGCTCTACAACCCGGACGGCTGTCCCAAACAGAACCTGGAGGTGATATTGCCGCAACCCGCTTTGCTTGCACACCAGAGACCTCAACGATTCATCTGCAGCAAAAATCAttcattgtttatgtttatcatttataaaCAACAATCAGTTCCTGAATGCACCATGTGGACATCATGTagaatggtgtgttcagggtctGTTTGGTTTCCGCAGTgtaatgttttttctgctttgcagCCTCAGACTCCCAGCGATTCCTCCAGCCAGAGCAGAGGCCTGACGCAGCTCACCTTCAGCCGGACGCTGGACGCCAACGGCAGCACGGCAGGTCAGAGCCGCTGCTCCAGACGTCACCAACACCAGCTCAGTTCTGGTTCTTCCAAAGAACTGATCAAACACCTCAACTGGGCTAAAAACATGAGGATGATGTTGGAAGGATCTGTGTATGTTCATATTCAGAACGGTCAGTTCTAAAAAGTTGTCGTCATCTCCAGGTCCAGCACGAACCCCGCCCTCTTATGCCACTCAGCCAATGACAAATGGCCTGGCTGGACCTCCGACCCCCACGTCCTCGGAGGCGTCGCAGGTCCCCCCTCCCTCCGCAGACAGGACTCCACCCAGTCACAGCGACTCTGATGGCGGTCAATCAAACAGTGGAACTCGAAGGTCAGAGCTAGCGTTAGCATTGGTAGCTGTACTAGAAAATAGCAGTGTCATGTGTTTTTGGTTCTGTTATTAGCTTTGTTAGCATTAGCAGTGTTTAATGATAGTAGTATTAGCAATGTTgatatttgtaaatgtttgtgCAATGTTAGCTTTAACAATTTAATGTGACACAATGTCAGGTGTTTGCGTTTACAACCTTATTAGCAGTTTCAGACGTTAGCAATATGCCAATGCTAGTTTTAGCATTACCAGCACAATTAGTGTTAAGCGTCAGTGTTGGCTTTGTTTACTATaagcaacatttagttttatcgGGGTTAGCAATCCTAAAACATAAGCACGAACAGTGTTAGCATAAGTCTTATTTAGCATTAGCGTCTTCGACATTAGTAGTTTTAATGAATTACTGCTAACTTTGTGTAGCTTCCATATAAGTTTCTCTCTGGTGTTCAGCTGACAGTAAATTGGTTTTAGCATCGTTgactttgttgtgtttgttcGCTCTGTTCTTCTTGCTCCTCCTACTCTTCCTCACAGGTCTTCTCTGATTCGCTACAACAGCAGCACGCTCCCTgccctctcctcttcctcactcctCCTGCACCAGAGCTCCAAGTCTTCAGAGAGCGACCTGTCCACATCCACTCTCCCCAACATCTCCTCGTCCTCCCACGTGTTGTCCAAGCTGCCCCTCACCCAAATTGATTTGGGTCTTCTCCAGGACTTCAGCACTAGCAGCAGCGACCCCGCCTCCTCCTCCGCTCCTCCTTCTGCTCCCGCTCAGCGCCAACAGAAGCCTCAGACTTCCCTCGCTGCGCCGCCGCCCAGAGACGTTCCCCCCTGCGGCTTCAACGGCTGTCCGGCGAACCACGCGCTGACCCCGTCGTCCTCCAGGGGGCCCGCGGGTCTGGTGCTGCCTCTGGGGTCGGAGGGGTCACCGCTTCGAGGTGAACTGGTCCCGGTGGCTCTGGGTCACAGCGAGAGCGGTGGCCTGGGGTTCAGCGTGACGGCGGGAGGTCAGGGAGGCCAGCAGGCGGTGGTGAGGCGGGTTTGGGACCGGAGGCAGTGTCCCTCACTGCAGGCCGGAGACTTGGTGATGAAGATCAACGGAGCCGACGTGCAGAGCCTCAG
It encodes:
- the magixa gene encoding membrane-associated guanylate kinase, WW and PDZ domain-containing protein 3 isoform X1; translation: MSKATVKKLHWRSKVQESFVPLGAGAGSGELGLAVGGGADYGEFPFVTAAPGGGATVGDIILEIGGTPVLGMTLGDVRGVLNSCPHPIRIKTVFPGSSLCKDLRLYLSKCFTPGSMDSQLQQLIRENLYLRAVPCTTRQPRDGEISGVDYNFVSIEEFFSLEESGALLESGKFKGNYYGTPRPVHIGPESPPITYQEHRNLLRNFRTRSKSLSNLEKAVEEGDNSEDDGAPSSRAPPSSAYRRRPGRVVTGPLSAGSAPPTALPLSQSWDSTVGSREGMENGAGGRGRGGAPLPENWELAYSDSGEPYYINHVSKTTSWVDPRTQSKESTSATELPEFTDQPSLLRGYSIHTRLSKGPRGFGFNIVGGSRPQEFLQVYSVTPGGPPTLSTADILVYINDCCVLGRSHKEVVEMLKAVPMGQSVDVVLRRGYPMLYNPDGCPKQNLEPQTPSDSSSQSRGLTQLTFSRTLDANGSTAGPARTPPSYATQPMTNGLAGPPTPTSSEASQVPPPSADRTPPSHSDSDGGQSNSGTRRSSLIRYNSSTLPALSSSSLLLHQSSKSSESDLSTSTLPNISSSSHVLSKLPLTQIDLGLLQDFSTSSSDPASSSAPPSAPAQRQQKPQTSLAAPPPRDVPPCGFNGCPANHALTPSSSRGPAGLVLPLGSEGSPLRGELVPVALGHSESGGLGFSVTAGGQGGQQAVVRRVWDRRQCPSLQAGDLVMKINGADVQSLSFTQVQRVLQEHTKQGEVVLLVQRGGGPISSPLVTPNLYKPLCSPHVLTTPSSPPSADLPSTDPPLGGVPPLSQAGLGLEAPAGTHQGSPAQTAIGPPVSSLIQSTSFLDSVPVTLTLEPRDLQGVEDGGGPVRGGGAKDGRGGAKMVEVELRRRPGEGFGFVIASQEVSGASSLMSHRFVTVRRGSPAARSGQIRPGDRLEAVEGRPVAALQHRDLAQILRRAGNTLRLSVAPKSSSDGTDFDTDRRLVKGPRGRSKDETRFYSVDLERGPTGFGFSLRGGSEYNMGLYVLGLMDGGPAQRSSKIQVSDQLVEINCGSTAGMTHSQAVEQIRRGGNRIHLVLKKGNGYVPDYGREEGAPTSSSSSQEQESVTMATASLGRWRRGGGGGRRTGVAGAPDLDLDLVEEEAEEERRKMRRRREEEEEMKSQVVREGRRSRSFPRDSLLPEEVLRGRSHTVSHAKHHRSSAAAPQAAFSFLRPMSDDGPLSDSQLPASFLEVSQSAASMVPTERSDWRREPGSGRDLWLKPSSRRLTQVLIGCSQSGRDLADGLSL
- the magixa gene encoding membrane-associated guanylate kinase, WW and PDZ domain-containing protein 1 isoform X3, producing MSKATVKKLHWRSKVQESFVPLGAGAGSGELGLAVGGGADYGEFPFVTAAPGGGATVGDIILEIGGTPVLGMTLGDVRGVLNSCPHPIRIKTVFPGSSLCKDLRLYLSKCFTPGSMDSQLQQLIRENLYLRAVPCTTRQPRDGEISGVDYNFVSIEEFFSLEESGALLESGKFKGNYYGTPRPVHIGPESPPITYQEHRNLLRNFRTRSKSLSNLEKAVEEGDNSEDDGAPSSRAPPSSAYRRRPGRVVTGPLSAGSAPPTALPLSQSWDSTVGSREGMENGAGGRGRGGAPLPENWELAYSDSGEPYYINHVSKTTSWVDPRTQSKESTSATELPEFTDQPSLLRGYSIHTRLSKGPRGFGFNIVGGSRPQEFLQVYSVTPGGPPTLSTADILVYINDCCVLGRSHKEVVEMLKAVPMGQSVDVVLRRGYPMLYNPDGCPKQNLEPQTPSDSSSQSRGLTQLTFSRTLDANGSTAGPARTPPSYATQPMTNGLAGPPTPTSSEASQVPPPSADRTPPSHSDSDGGQSNSGTRRSSLIRYNSSTLPALSSSSLLLHQSSKSSESDLSTSTLPNISSSSHVLSKLPLTQIDLGLLQDFSTSSSDPASSSAPPSAPAQRQQKPQTSLAAPPPRDVPPCGFNGCPANHALTPSSSRGPAGLVLPLGSEGSPLRGELVPVALGHSESGGLGFSVTAGGQGGQQAVVRRVWDRRQCPSLQAGDLVMKINGADVQSLSFTQVQRVLQEHTKQGEVVLLVQRGGGPISSPLVTPNLYKPLCSPHVLTTPSSPPSADLPSTDPPLGGVPPLSQAGLGLEAPAGTHQGSPAQTAIGPPVSSLIQSTSFLDSVPVTLTLEPRDLQGVEDGGGPVRGGGAKDGRGGAKMVEVELRRRPGEGFGFVIASQEVSGASSLMSHRFVTVRRGSPAARSGQIRPGDRLEAVEGRPVAALQHRDLAQILRRAGNTLRLSVAPKSSSDGTDFDTDRRLVKGPRGRSKDETRFYSVDLERGPTGFGFSLRGGSEYNMGLYVLGLMDGGPAQRSSKIQVSDQLVEINCGSTAGMTHSQAVEQIRRGGNRIHLVLKKGNGYVPDYVELSSLSLCMTNSRQGEPCFYVIGRTENSRP